In Trichoderma atroviride chromosome 2, complete sequence, one DNA window encodes the following:
- a CDS encoding uncharacterized protein (EggNog:ENOG41), producing MAETKMEASGNIVAFEGHPDVVSTQLRLLPTSPQILILPSVQSYIANDDSERAFEVRSYIRSVHDALAKRHEAARCFLQEATPVNKRLAFLNGGTPSAQALCIKAIMKHETGGDRVEAEAIYAQLARDGLAGLEAKSRIDSRVGSVGDETMFDEELHDPITRAMRAADALDRQTANLQPGDMLDLASSTRPRSLSLPLYGYSDGFGDATPFFLFGAHIEDDEVIEDDPPLAPGAPTFALVDYNQPSKQILLGPAELPSASPSTAVKSQTRSTLGVSHNTEMLSPTTETFNIRTDDHAAYGEPIKPNRSKSVSSFKGSLPRVKSLDRIYPLSAKLRDLCIPETSSEMSTDLSAPRRSHSFMVASDPKPTVIRKLSYIDRRSVASKGRRPTATIDLPVDKKLNARQSNAGLFHTHLGTDVATSAEMPFQPILPWVEDLLVYFKDETPNVLLSLTIKAFKAGNYPILSSSTLTFSNAIPTSTASLYQPTAIDSSMINRSHETSVLSMTDDDHDPFADTQPHQPLGREQVGPIVDVIRPPTPAQTPPPCKAKENEIYEFEVVSGQTAVAIQNSLRSILSTYFPPEAEGYRQFQFSLLPEFDGLWKPVFRESESKGSPRETNRRVDHILAIGSQQGVDKVYSSKIIKQLETIGTRSSDRQGRSGRVDFRYLLANAMQAFTALPLTNQTSDNPFTNSYLLATLLIPHLETYLALHSEIRYLLLEYPPEHLPTVLALQKLVGMDLIKVAQIVDSTNKGRLPFTQIGGPSAGTKTEAKSPKLSPRSSNSEFTVSNANFLLTSTATAKDIAKFVSTVWNIQPETEDSEPSSQEKRPVGKRPRPAPLDASFTKYPHSSGSFYSKPSPISAVESSSPGSLTSSSRPQSLMDVKTPKSDTMPTGPFSRRRLFRSDSASMTTFDHGSDDSELDLEERRLMPMFMKSTERQGNTRKALKFLGLA from the exons ATGGCAGAGACCAAGATGGAGGCAAGCGGCAACATCGTTGCCTTTGAAGGCCACCCCGACGTCGTATCGACTCAGCTCCGACTGCTGCCAACCTCACCTCAGATCCTCATTCTTCCTTCCGTCCAGTCCTACATTGCCAATGATGATTCTGAGCGGGCCTTTGAAGTGCGGTCGTATATTCGAAGTGTCCATGATGCCCTCGCCAAGCGCCATGAAGCGGCACGCTGCTTTCTTCAAGAGGCGACTCCAGTGAACAAGCGACTGGCATTCCTCAACGGCGGGACACCGAGCGCTCAGGCATTGTGTATCAAAGCGATTATGAAGCACGAGACTGGTGGAGATAGAGTTGAAGCGGAAGCCATCTACGCCCAATTAGCGAGAGATGGATTGGCTGGGCTTGAGGCTAAGAGCCGAATTGACAGCCGCGTGGGCTCTGTCGGTGACGAAACCATGTTCGATGAAGAGCTCCACGATCCCATAACACGGGCCATGAGAGCTGCCGATGCTTTGGATCGTCAGACTGCCAATCTGCAGCCCGGTGATATGCTCGATCTCGCTTCGTCTACTCGACCACGAAGCTTGAGCTTGCCGCTATATGGCTATTCGGATGGCTTTGGCGACGCAACTCcgttttttctcttcggcGCGCAcattgaagacgatgaagtcATAGAGGACGATCCCCCTCTGGCTCCTGGAGCTCCAACCTTTGCATTGGTTGATTATAACCAACCATCGAAACAAATCTTGCTCGGCCCTGCAGAACTGCCTTCAGCTTCACCAAGCACCGCTGTCAAATCACAAACTCGGTCGACCTTGGGAGTAAGTCACAACACCGAGATGCTTTCCCCAACAACCGAGACTTTCAATATTCGCACAGACGATCACGCCGCCTACGGAGAGCCCATCAAACCCAATAGAAGTAAATCGGTCTCGAGCTTCAAGGGTTCACTTCCAAGAGTGAAGTCGTTAGATAGAATCTACCCGCTTAGTGCAAAGTTGAGAGATCTCTGTATTCCGGAGACGTCTTCAGAAATGAGTACAGACTTGTCTGCTCCTCGCCGCTCACACTCTTTCATGGTTGCTAGCGACCCTAAGCCTACAGTTATTCGGAAACTAAGTTACATCGACCGAAGATCGGTAGCATCCAAAGGCCGTCGGCCAACGGCTACTATCGATCTCCCTGTTGATAAGAAGCTGAACGCAAGGCAAAGCAATGCAGGGCTGTTTCACACCCATCTTGGAACTGACGTTGCTACTTCGGCTGAGATGCCATTCCAGCCAATACTACCATGGGTGGAAGATCTGCTAGTCTATTTCAAAGACGAGACGCCCAATGTGTTGCTTTCTCTAACAATCAAAGCTTTCAAAGCTGGCAATTACCCTATACTGTCAAGTTCTACTCTTACCTTCTCTAATGCCATCCCTACATCGACAGCCTCTCTCTACCAGCCGACTGCCATTGACAGCTCCATGATCAATAGGTCTCACGAAACCTCTGTGCTGAGTATGACGGATGATGACCATGATCCTTTTGCCGATACACAGCCTCACCAGCCGCTTGGGAGAGAACAGGTCGGCCCAATTGTCGACGTCATTCGGCCTCCAACGCCGGcacaaacaccaccaccctgcaaagcaaaggagaaTGAAATTTACGAATTCGAAGTTGTTTCTGGCCAAACTGCTGTCGCCATCCAGAACTCGCTGCGGTCAATTCTTAGCACATACTTTCCTCCTGAAGCCGAGGGCTATCGACAATTCCAATTCTCACTCCTTCCAGAGTTCGATGGACTCTGGAAACCTGTATTTAGAGAATCCGAGTCGAAAGGCTCCCCAAGAGAAACTAACCGAAGAGTTGACCACATCCTTGCAATAGGGTCTCAACAAGGTGTGGACAAGGTGTATTCGTCAAAAATTATCAAGCAGTTGGAGACAATCGGGACCAGATCCAGCGATCGCCAGGGCCGCAGCGGCCGGGTAGATTTCCG ATATTTGCTTGCCAATGCGATGCAAGCATTCACTGCCCTGCCCTTGACGAACCAGACTTCGGATAATCCCTTTACCAATTCGTATCTTTTGGCGACACTTTTAATTCCCCATCTTGAAACGTATTTGGCACTCCACTCTGAAATTCGCTATCTTTTGTTAGAATATCCTCCAGAACACCTGCCCACGGTACTGGCTCTGCAAAAGTTAGTAGGCATGGATCTGATCAAGGTGGCGCAAATAGTCGATTCTACCAACAAAGGCCGTTTGCCTTTTACTCAGATTGGAGGCCCCAGCGCTGGAACCAAAACGGAAGCCAAATCACCTAAACTATCTCCGCGATCGTCAAACTCAGAGTTCACAGTCTCGAACGCGAATTTCTTGCTGACATCCACGGCTACCGCCAAGGATATTGCAAAATTCGTGTCTACTGTCTGGAATATTCAACCTGAGACTGAGGACTCCGAGCCTTCAtcacaagagaagagaccaGTTGGcaagaggccgaggccagcacCACTGGACGCTTCCTTTACCAAATACCCTCATTCTTCAGGCTCTTTTTACAGCAAACCGTCGCCTATTTCTGCCGTTGAATCTTCTAGCCCTGGATCACTGACGTCGTCCTCCCGGCCTCAATCACTCATGGACGTCAAAACGCCCAAGTCTGATACCATGCCTACCGGGCCCTTCTCTCGACGGCGGCTGTTTCGCAGCGACTCAGCATCAATGACTACTTTTGATCATGGCAGTGACGATAGTGAATTGGACTTGGAAGAGCGGAGACTTATGCCAATGTTTATGAAATCGACAGAGCGTCAGGGTAACACCCGAAAGGCTCTCAAATTTCTCGGCTTGGCGTAA
- a CDS encoding uncharacterized protein (BUSCO:EOG092D4C59) — MSGSASSVEGSNNLPMQSRTGRSKQRYNSQGERLVAGVVPLSADRNYVILIQSTRRKGWVLPKGGWESDESCQESAMREAWEEAGITLNIDYDLGNFEEKRPPKTSKDRSRYYFYQGTVVEQLEEWPEKDKREREWFTYTKAIEVLQNRPELQEALNRSSMNRT; from the exons ATGTCAGGCTCGGCGTCTAGTGTCGAGGGCTCCAACAATTTGCCAATGCAGTCGCGGACCGGGCGGAGCAAACAAC GGTACAACTCGCAAGGAGAACGACTTGTCGCCGGCGTCGTACCACTCAGCGCAGACCGCAACTACGTCATCCTCATTCAGTCTACCCGGCGCAAGGGCTGGGTCCTGCCCAAGGGAGGGTGGGAGTCGGATGAGTCGTGCCAGGAGTCTGCCATGCGAGAGGCCTGGGAGGAAGCTGGCATCACGCTCAACATTGACTATGACTTGGGCAACTTTGAGGAGAAGCGACCGCCCAAGACGTCCAAGGACCGCTCCCGCTACTACTTTTACCAGGGCACCGTGGTagagcagctggaagagtgGCCGGAGAAGGACAAGCGCGAGCGCGAATGGTTCACCTATACAAAGGCAATCGAGGTTCTCCAAAACAGACCGGAGCTCCAAGAAGCCTTGAATCGATCTTCGATGAACAGAACATGA
- a CDS encoding uncharacterized protein (EggNog:ENOG41~MEROPS:MER0026339), whose product MTTHQTAKTNYVPYRDGKIAYRRFGAPSGVPLLFLIHFRGTMDKWDPLLVNNIAASRPVILVDYCGVGQSTGIVANNFREWADDMLEFLSLIDVKQVDILGFSLGGFVAEMMTLNADPNKLKIRKLILVGTGASVGPGVEKTTNDYVPYAAAADAELSSLRMLFFPHNAVGEKAAEEWYARIHERNESTSGEVPSEWLSLGYKDGGAGLKAQADALEKWFNPETSRGEEGSYDRLEQIDIPVLIANGSDDFMIPTVNSFNIQQKLPNATLLVYPNSGHASHYQYAEKFAKQAVQFLED is encoded by the exons ATGACGACTCATCAAACTGCCAAAACAAACTACGTTCCCTACCGCGATGGCAAAATAGCCTACCGCCGATTCGGAGCCCCCAGCGGCGTTCCActgctcttcctcatccaCTTCCGCGGCACCATGGACAAGTGGGATCCTCTTCTCGTAAACAACATTGCAGCATCCAGACCagtcatcctcgtcgactACTGCGGAGTTGGCCAAAGCaccggcatcgtcgccaacAACTTCCGAGAATGGGCAGACGACATGCTCGAGTTCCTCTCCCTCATCGACGTCAAGCAAGTCGACATCCTTGGCTTCTCCCTCGGAGGCTTCGTGGCCGAGATGATGACGCTCAACGCCGACCCCAACAAGCTCAAGATCCGAAAACTCATCCTCGTTGGAACCGGCGCAAGTGTCGGCCCTGGCGTTGAGAAGACTACAAACGACTACGTCCCCTatgccgctgccgcagatGCTGAGCTGTCTTCCCTGAgaatgctcttcttcccgcaCAACGCCGTGGGTGAAAAGGCGGCCGAGGAATGGTATGCCCGGATCCATGAGCGAAACGAGTCCACGAGCGGAGAAGTCCCCAGCGAGTGGCTTTCTCTCGGGTACAAGGATGGAGGAGCGGGATTGAAAGCGCAGGCGGATGCCCTGGAGAAGTGGTTCAATCCGGAAACAAGCCGCGGTGAGGAGGGCTCGTATGACAGACTGGAGCAGATTGATATTCCCGTGTTGATTGCCAATGGCTCT GACGATTTCATGATTCCGACTGTCAACTCGTTCAACATTCAGCAGAAGCTGCCTAATGCTACGCTACTTGTCTACCCAAACAGCGGCCATGCATCCCATTACCAGTATGCTGAAAAGTTTGCAAAGCAGGCTGTACAGTTTCTTGAAGATTAA
- a CDS encoding uncharacterized protein (EggNog:ENOG41), producing the protein MAAPLRNSLTSPAGRSCSCFRSWPGASVRGIASFGPANAPVQAPALTESLSTEQSQPDDNALLLLQLRQQEKVPGVASAPRGSLSRTTHFESSGAVWMGGRGETPPDPNKAKLGKTLRILQERLPTLLQSPLPQDILAPNISLQLFPSTHPHLPVVSGRVAYAAALWTSPIAWNRVPIIGNVKLEILAERMTSEPLTFLPRRAGATSEQLVVRWCEKRKTKESKSGGGGSSLPWLRLARGVDPNKAFTGLFIFDFDAEGRILTHTIEQAQEGGDWEKGVGAKFVGLTDWLLGGMTRDPGAPIPMFERKRGCGFQ; encoded by the exons ATGGCCGCGCCCCTGCGCAACTCGCTGACGAGCCCTGCCGGCCGCTCATGCTCATGTTTCCGATCTTGGCCCGGCGCCTCAGTCCGTggcatcgccagcttcggcCCGGCCAATGCTCCCGTGCAGGCGCCGGCGTTGACAGAGAGCCTTTCAACAGAACAATCACAACCAGATGACAatgctttgctgctgctacagctGCGGCAGCAGGAAAAAGTGCCGGGAGTAGCATCTGCGCCGCGGGGCAGCTTGTCGCGGACGACGCACTTTGAGAGCTCTGGAGCTGTGTGGATGGGAGGCCGGGGAGAGACGCCGCCGGATCCCAACAAAGCAAAGCTCGGCAAGA CTCTGCGAATCCTCCAAGAACGCCTTCCAACGCTGCTCCAATCTCCCCTCCCGCAAGACATCCTCGCCCCCAACATCTCGCTCCAGCTATTCCCCTCCACGCATCCTCACCTGCCCGTCGTCTCCGGCCGAGTCGCCTACGCCGCCGCCCTCTGGACCTCGCCCATTGCCTGGAACCGCGTGCCCATCATCGGCAACGTGAAGCTCGAGATCCTGGCCGAGCGCATGACGTCAGAGCCGCTGACTTTCCTGCCCAGACGGGCCGGCGCCACGTCAGAACAGCTCGTTGTGCGCTGGtgcgagaagcgcaagacCAAGGAGAGCAAatctggtggtggtgggagCTCGTTGCCGtggctgaggctggcgaggGGCGTGGATCCGAACAAGGCCTTTACGGGGCTGTTCATCTTCGACTTTGATGCCGAGGGAAGGATCTTGACGCATACCATTGAGCAGGCGCAGGAGGGTGGCGACTGGGAGAAGGGCGTGGGCGCCAAGTTTGTGGGCCTGACGGATTGGCTGCTTGGTGGCATGACGAGGGATCCTGGCGCTCCGATACCAATGTTTGAGAGGAAACGAGGTTGTGGTTTCCAGTGA
- a CDS encoding uncharacterized protein (EggNog:ENOG41), translated as METSNRDAFFQTDASNAERERKALKASNKNGDPIVMKSKILAAVPDPFSPSTAIFIAESAGFARRIDLTSGATKATYRGPKAPVTCVAVGGSGNKTVFAGSWDKDIWSWDVETGQPGRKFSGHSDFLKAVVCTRIAGKEILISGGADKKILVWDIETGKRLHTLQDPTTTMLAVQHIAIDPVLSTPDAAVIASASSDPHIRRWKITVDGVEQLAEAFHDSPDAERLTLAEHDTSVYKLVYDLEGDEGDLWTASADGTAKCLVRSRNFIAEDTFTHGDYVRAVIPTEHWVITAGRDENVKVWDKSSGKLYCTLEGHYEEVTDLILLRDSRGLPEKVCSVSIDGTIRTWPLKKTDLDEVVKKIEESKQPVEEEDKPEGDNMLTAEEEAELAELMDD; from the exons ATGGAGACCTCAAATCGTGACGCCTTCTTTCAGACTGA TGCTTCCAATGCTGAGAGGGAGCGCAAAGCTCTCAAAGCCAGCAACAAAAATGGAGACCCAATCGTCATGAAGTCCAAGATTTTGGCAGCCGTCCCTGACCCCTTTTCTCCGTCAacggccatcttcatcgcgGAATCAGCAGGATTCGCTCGCAGAATAGATCTTACA TCTGGTGCAACAAAAGCTACATACCGTGGGCCCAAAGCCCCTGTGACATGTGTCGCCGTTGGAGGCAGCGGGAACAAGACTGTGTTTGCCGGCTCGTGGGATAAAGACATTTGGTCTTGGGACGTCGAGACGGGTCAGCCTGGCCGCAAGTTTAGCGGTCATTCAGACTTCCTCAAGGCCGTTGTGTGCACCAGGATAGCCGGCAAGGAGATTCTCATCAGCGGTGGCGCAGACAAGAAGATCTTAGTCTGGGACATTGAAACCGGCAAGCGCCTGCACACCCTCCAAGATCCGACAACGACCATGCTTGCGGTGCAGCACATTGCCATTGATCCCGTATTGAGCACCCCTGATGCGGCGGTGATTGCAAGTGCGAGCAGCGACCCTCACATCCGCAGGTGGAAAATTACAGTGGATGGAGTTGAGCAACTGGCCGAGGCATTCCACGACAGTCCTGATGCTGAGAGGCTCACCCTTGCGGAACATGACACAAGTGTTTACAAGCTGGTTTACGATCTTGAAGGCGACGAAGGCGATCTGTGGACGGCCAGTGCAGACGGTACTGCGAAATGTCTCGTCAGGTCGCGGAATTTCATTGCCGAGGATACCTTTACACACGGAGATTACGTCCGCGCTGTGATTCCAACGGAACACTGGGTAATCACCGCTGGCCGTGACGAGAATGTCAAGGTTTGGGATAAATCATCGGGCAAGCTATACTGCACGCTGGAAGGGCACTACGAAGAGGTGACGGATCTCATCTTGCTGCGAGACTCGCGGGGGTTGCCTGAAAAGGTCTGCAGCGTCAGCATTGACGGGACTATCCGTACATGGCCTTTGAAGAAGACCGATCTGGACGAGGTagtcaagaagattgaagagtcCAAGCAGCCggtagaagaagaggataaGCCGGAGGGAGATAACATGTTGACGGCCGAGGAGGAAGCCGAGCTTGCTGAGCTGATGGACGACTGA
- a CDS encoding uncharacterized protein (BUSCO:EOG092D0OG6), with amino-acid sequence MDSTVAPRPRPRPAHTQGTTRCAYTKDGSRLVTVGSNNTIRLYKTGSDGEPINIDDCQEQNVAVAASQDFFVAGSEDGTVSLYSLATSNFERFLVRTSLPVRDVALSGDSQWCAVASDELTVKVVNTQDIKQLRYLNEHTRAARHISLDPNGRIATLSCVDGIIYVYSLTADQPELIHKVDGVIGSGDAESEASVKAVWHPDGRAFAVPTPTRDIQVISKNDWEKQRTFTNGHSADITALAWSPNGVMLASACKGGKILIWETSTQNVIQRYDFSNVIDLAWHPTKNILSFTTSEGEVYIYPDFLSDQYSPMLKLPVQPAPFIHDPLLEISANRRAPAANGQRRDIPTRLRRDSLGSLDSYLDDENYADGDDDGFVVDDDGAGYTIGQKRGRVGDDVGDYASKRMHLAAEPQYHEAFQPGSTPWRGNRKYLCLNLIGFVWTVDQDGHHTVTVEFYDHEFQRDFHFTDTFLYDKACLNEHGTLFSCPPKDEQPATIFYRPHETWTQRSDWRTQLPKGEAVIAMSLSDSFVTVVTSANYVRIFTLFGMPYRVYRPKSTPMVTCASWRDYVLTIGNGPVAADGNTRLLYTIENVKRDEICQNEDTVALPEGATLKSAFFSDNGDPCIYDSTGTLLTLLHWRQPSRASWVPLLDTKLLSRLASGRKHETYFPIAVAEDKFHCIILKGGDEYPYFPRPLLSEFDFSIPLHSPQVPKKKKTRDDGEDEAMGDDDDEEQEEGGTETRKLEQQFMLKGVQTAQLRDLIDATSSSHTQRSLLSRMELEIDKTLLQLLAVECREGEDRGMRALEMVQLMRDRTGQMMEAAFKIADRYGRTILGEKIREIGENRASGMMEDDDF; translated from the exons ATGGACTCGACCGTTGCGCCCCGTCCCCGACCGAGGCCTGCGCACACCCAGGGCACGACGCGATGCGCCTACACCAAGGACGGCAGCCGGCTGGTCACCGTGGGGtccaacaacaccatccgCCTGTACAAGACGGGTTCGGACGGCGAGCCCATCAACATTGACGACTGCCAGGAGCAGAATGTTGCGGTGGCTGCCTCTCAGGATTTCTTCGTTGCCGGCTCTGAGGACGGCACCGTCAGCCTCTACTCCCTGGCAACGTCCAACTTCGAGCGCTTCCTCGTCCGAACCTCGCTGCCTGTCCGAGATGTGGCGCTTTCTGGCGACTCGCAGTGGTGCGCCGTGGCCAGCGACGAATTGACAGTCAAGGTTGTGAATACGCAAGACATCAAGCAGCTGCGATATCTCAACGAGCATAcccgagctgctcgacacATCAGCTTGGATCCCAATGGCCGCATTGCGACCTTGTCTTGCGTCGACGGCATCATATACGTCTATTCTTTGACTGCGGATCAGCCCGAGCTGATACACAAGGTGGATGGAGTCATTGGCTCTGGCGACGCAGAGTCTGAGGCGTCGGTCAAGGCTGTTTGGCATCCAGATGGCAGGGCGTTTGCCGTGCCGACACCTACGCGAGACATTCAGGTTATATCGAAGAACGACtgggagaagcagcgcaCCTTTACCAACGGACACTCGGCCGACATCACTGCCCTCGCTTGGTCACCAAACGGCGTCATGCTCGCATCGGCCTGCAAAGGTGGAAAGATCTTGATCTGGGAGACCAGCACCCAAAATGTGATTCAGCGATACGACTTTTCCAATGTCATTGATCTAGCGTGGCACCCGACCAAGAATATCCTGTCTTTTACGACTTCAGAAGGAGAGGTCTACATATACCCCGACTTTCTCTCTGATCAATACTCCCCTATGCTGAAGCTTCCCGTGCAACCAGCTCCCTTCATCCACGATCCGCTTTTAGAGATATCCGCCAATAGAAGAGCTCCCGCGGCCAATGGCCAGAGACGCGACATTCCCACACGCCTTCGACGAGATTCTTTGGGCAGTCTTGACTCATACCTGGATGATGAAAATTATGCGGacggtgatgatgacgggTTTGtcgttgacgatgatggtgcTGGGTATACAATTGGCCAAAAGAGAGGTCGCGTCGGCGACGATGTTGGTGATTACGCCAGTAAGAGGATGCATCTCGCAGCAGAACCTCAGTACCACGAGGCCTTCCAGCCTGGATCGACTCCGTGGAGAGGCAATCGAAAGTATCTCTGTCTAAATCTCATTGGATTTGTCTGGACAGTAGATCAAGATGGGCACCACACCGTTACCGTTGAATTCTACGACCACGAATTTCAGAGAGATTTTCACTTCACAGACACCTTCCTGTACGACAAGGCATGCCTCAATGAGCATGGAACTCTGTTTTCATGCCCCCCTAAAGATGAGCAGCCGGCGACCATTTTCTATCGCCCTCATGAAACTTGGACACAGAGATCAGACTGGCGGACCCAGCTTCCCAAGGGAGAGGCTGTTATTGCCATGTCACTGAGCGATTCTTTCGTTACTGTCGTAACGAGTGCCAACTACGTGCGCATTTTTACCTTGTTTGGCATGCCTTACCGAGTCTATCGTCCCAAGAGCACGCCCATGGTTACATGCGCAAGCTGGAGAGACTATGTGCTCACCATTGGTAACGGCCCCGTCGCCGCTGACGGAAACACGCGCCTCCTGTACACGATTGAGAATGTCAAGAGAGACGAGATTTGCCAGAATGAAGATACCGTGGCACTCCCTGAAGGCGCAACATTAAAGAGCGCCTTCTTTTCTGACAATGGC GACCCTTGCATCTACGACTCGACAGGCACACTGTTAACTCTGCTACATTGGCGTCAGCCATCACGGGCCTCTTGGGTGCCTCTATTAGATACGAAACTTCTGTCTCGTCTGGCGTCTGGGCGGAAGCACGAAACGTATTTCCCAATCGCCGTGGCAGAAGATAAATTTCACTGCATTATCCTCAAGGGCGGTGACGAATACCCATACTTCCCGCGGCCTCTGCTCTCAGAGTTTGACTTTTCTATTCCACTGCATTCACCGCAAGTgcccaagaaaaagaagacgcgGGATgacggagaagatgaagcaatgggcgatgacgacgatgaagagcaagaggaggGAGGTACTGAGACGAGAAAATTAGAGCAGCAGTTTATGCTCAAGGGTGTCCAAACGGCTCAGCTCCGCGACTTAATCGACGCCACCTCTAGCAGCCATACTCAGCGCTCACTATTATCACGAATGGAGCTAGAAATCGACAAGACGCTTTTGCAGCTCCTGGCGGTGGAGTGTCGCGAGGGCGAAGACAGGGGCATGCGCGCGCTTGAAATGGTCCAGCTGATGCGGGATCGCACCGGCcagatgatggaggcggcGTTCAAGATTGCTGATCGGTATGGGCGGACGATTCTGGGAGAGAAGATTCGGGAGATTGGCGAGAATCGGGCTAGTgggatgatggaggatgaTGATTTCTGA